A section of the Tenrec ecaudatus isolate mTenEca1 chromosome 10, mTenEca1.hap1, whole genome shotgun sequence genome encodes:
- the DOLPP1 gene encoding dolichyldiphosphatase 1 isoform X1, which produces MAADGQCSLPASWRPVTLTHVEYPAGDLSGHLLAYLSLSPVFVIIGFVTLIIFKRELHTISFLGGLGLNEGVNWLIKHIIQEPRPCGGPHTTVGTKYGMPSSHSQFMWFFSVYSFLFLYLRMHQTNNARFLDLLWRHVLSLALLMAAFLVSYSRVYLLYHTWTQVLYGGIAGSLMAVAWFAFTQEVLTPLFPRIAAWPVSEFFLIRDTSLIPNVLWFEYTVTRAEARNRQRKLGTKLQ; this is translated from the exons ATGGCAGCGGACGGGCAGTGCTCGCTCCCCGCTTCATGGCGGCCAGTGACCCTCACCCACGTCGAATATCCTGCAG GTGATCTCTCAGGCCACCTCCTTGCCTACCTGAGCCTCAGCCCCGTTTTCGTCATCATTGGTTTCGTGACCCTCATCATCTTCAAGCGGGAACTGCACACG ATCTCCTTCCTCGGGGGCCTGGGACTGAATGAGGGGGTCAACTGGCTGATCAAGCACATTATCCAGGAGCCGCGGCCCTGTGGAG GCCCCCACACGACAGTGGGCACCAAGTACGGAATGCCCTCCAGCCATTCCCAGTTCATGTGGTTCTTCTCCGTctattctttccttttcctttatttaAG AATGCATCAAACGAACAACGCCAGGTTCCTGGACTTGCTGTGGAGGCACGTGCTCTCCCTGGCTCTCCTCATGGCGGCCTTTCTAGTCTCCTATAGCAG GGTCTACCTGCTGTACCACACCTGGACCCAAGTGCTCTACGGGGGCATCGCTGGGAGCCTCATGGCCGTCGCCTGGTTCGCCTTCACCCAGGAGGTCCTCACCCCGCTATTCCCCAGGATAGCAGCCTG GCCTGTCTCAGAGTTCTTCCTGATCCGAGACACGAGCCTCATTCCCAACGTGCTCTGGTTTGAGTACACAGTCACCCGGGCAGAAGCCAG
- the DOLPP1 gene encoding dolichyldiphosphatase 1 isoform X2, translating into MAADGQCSLPASWRPVTLTHVEYPAGDLSGHLLAYLSLSPVFVIIGFVTLIIFKRELHTISFLGGLGLNEGVNWLIKHIIQEPRPCGGPHTTVGTKYGMPSSHSQFMWFFSVYSFLFLYLRVYLLYHTWTQVLYGGIAGSLMAVAWFAFTQEVLTPLFPRIAAWPVSEFFLIRDTSLIPNVLWFEYTVTRAEARNRQRKLGTKLQ; encoded by the exons ATGGCAGCGGACGGGCAGTGCTCGCTCCCCGCTTCATGGCGGCCAGTGACCCTCACCCACGTCGAATATCCTGCAG GTGATCTCTCAGGCCACCTCCTTGCCTACCTGAGCCTCAGCCCCGTTTTCGTCATCATTGGTTTCGTGACCCTCATCATCTTCAAGCGGGAACTGCACACG ATCTCCTTCCTCGGGGGCCTGGGACTGAATGAGGGGGTCAACTGGCTGATCAAGCACATTATCCAGGAGCCGCGGCCCTGTGGAG GCCCCCACACGACAGTGGGCACCAAGTACGGAATGCCCTCCAGCCATTCCCAGTTCATGTGGTTCTTCTCCGTctattctttccttttcctttatttaAG GGTCTACCTGCTGTACCACACCTGGACCCAAGTGCTCTACGGGGGCATCGCTGGGAGCCTCATGGCCGTCGCCTGGTTCGCCTTCACCCAGGAGGTCCTCACCCCGCTATTCCCCAGGATAGCAGCCTG GCCTGTCTCAGAGTTCTTCCTGATCCGAGACACGAGCCTCATTCCCAACGTGCTCTGGTTTGAGTACACAGTCACCCGGGCAGAAGCCAG